Proteins from a genomic interval of Eisenibacter elegans DSM 3317:
- the aat gene encoding leucyl/phenylalanyl-tRNA--protein transferase, translated as MYYFLDQNLYFPPVELADEDGILALGGDLSQERLLLAYRSGIFPWYSQGDPIIWWSPNPRFVLYPKNLKVSKSMRTILRQGRFRVSFDQAFEQVIGACRHIPRSGQYGTWITDEMLQAYLDLHHQGYAHSVEVWQDEQLVGGLYGVSMGRVFFGESMFSKVSNASKAGFLTLTQKLAQLDFQLIDCQVHTTHLESLGAIHIPRTTFVQQLHHLLRIPTWRGNWQSLEQVGIDY; from the coding sequence ATGTATTATTTCCTAGACCAAAACCTGTACTTCCCCCCCGTAGAGCTAGCCGACGAAGACGGCATTTTAGCCCTTGGTGGCGACCTCTCCCAAGAGCGCCTTTTGTTGGCCTACCGCTCGGGTATTTTCCCGTGGTATTCGCAAGGCGACCCCATCATCTGGTGGTCGCCCAACCCGCGCTTTGTCCTCTATCCAAAGAACCTGAAGGTTTCTAAAAGTATGCGCACAATTTTGCGCCAAGGGCGCTTCCGTGTCAGCTTCGACCAAGCCTTCGAGCAAGTCATAGGTGCTTGCCGCCACATCCCCCGCTCCGGCCAATATGGTACTTGGATTACCGACGAAATGCTACAAGCCTACCTAGACCTACACCACCAAGGCTACGCACACTCCGTAGAAGTATGGCAAGATGAGCAACTCGTCGGGGGGCTGTATGGAGTCAGTATGGGAAGGGTCTTTTTTGGCGAATCGATGTTCAGCAAGGTCAGCAATGCCTCTAAAGCAGGATTCTTGACACTGACCCAAAAACTCGCCCAACTCGACTTCCAACTCATCGACTGTCAGGTACATACTACCCATCTCGAAAGCCTAGGCGCTATACATATTCCTCGAACAACATTTGTGCAACAACTTCACCATCTCTTGCGAATTCCTACTTGGCGCGGGAACTGGCAAAGCCTAGAACAGGTAGGTATCGATTATTGA
- a CDS encoding thioredoxin domain-containing protein, whose amino-acid sequence MKPNSSPNRLIHSASPYLQQHAYNPVDWYPWGEEALQRAKTEDKPLLLSIGYSTCHWCHVMEAESFGNETVATLMNQHFVCIKVDREERPDIDTVYMDAVSALGQRGGWPLNVLLTPEGKPFYGGSYFPPEEWIALLANVADVFQTRRQELEDSAEELAKAIQSSEVQKYQLFPAAVQTYKPEVLREIFQKLAEDFDPEYGGLRQAPKFPTPTLYWFLMYYYEATQDPMARHHLLLSLERMAKGGIYDPVAGGFTRYSVDASWFLPHFEKMLYDSAQLLGLYARAYTLEPSPLFAQVVTDTADFLLRELQAPQGGFYTAVDAAIDGVEGKYYCWTYAELQALFSEADLAQLAAYYELRPEGNWEEGKNILYSKVDDEAFAQAHRLSPEGLQEVKTFWHHTLRQARSQRPRPHTDQKQLCAWNALAITGLLTAYRVFGQERWLEAALSCAQMIEQTLRSPKGTLYRSPKSDNGPAIEAYLEDYAALIEAYTALYQTTFDSSWLAKAEALVRGAQTHFWDETEGLFFFTAAHAAQLIARKKEIFDGVMPASNSAMALNLHRLGLLLDKPQWRKQAADMLSLVSPQLSTNAEYLSNWACLYAMLAVPTAEVAMVVADPQTASRQLDRQFVLNYLVAAKTPDAPSALPLLHQRQALNGQDTYYVCFEQACQLPVHTLEAVLTQIQKRN is encoded by the coding sequence ATGAAACCCAATAGCAGCCCCAACCGACTCATCCACAGTGCCAGCCCTTACCTCCAACAACACGCCTACAACCCCGTCGATTGGTATCCTTGGGGCGAAGAGGCGCTCCAACGTGCCAAAACAGAAGACAAACCGCTGTTGCTCAGTATTGGGTATTCGACCTGCCACTGGTGTCATGTGATGGAAGCCGAATCTTTTGGCAATGAAACTGTAGCTACTTTGATGAACCAACACTTTGTCTGTATCAAAGTAGACCGCGAAGAGCGCCCCGATATTGATACGGTGTATATGGATGCGGTATCGGCCTTGGGGCAGCGGGGCGGGTGGCCGCTCAATGTGCTCCTAACCCCAGAGGGCAAGCCTTTTTATGGAGGCAGTTATTTCCCTCCTGAAGAATGGATAGCGCTTTTGGCCAATGTGGCAGACGTTTTCCAGACGCGCCGCCAAGAGCTAGAGGATAGCGCAGAGGAGTTGGCAAAGGCTATTCAAAGTAGTGAAGTGCAAAAATACCAGCTCTTTCCGGCTGCAGTACAAACATACAAGCCCGAAGTCCTCAGGGAGATATTCCAAAAACTGGCCGAAGATTTTGACCCTGAATATGGGGGGCTGCGCCAAGCGCCCAAATTCCCAACGCCTACGCTCTATTGGTTTTTGATGTATTATTACGAAGCTACCCAAGACCCGATGGCCAGGCATCATCTCTTACTTTCGCTAGAACGGATGGCCAAGGGGGGGATTTATGACCCTGTCGCCGGCGGATTTACCCGCTATTCGGTAGATGCGTCTTGGTTTCTGCCACATTTTGAAAAAATGCTCTACGATAGTGCCCAATTACTCGGCCTGTATGCGCGTGCCTATACCCTTGAGCCTAGTCCGCTATTCGCTCAGGTCGTAACTGATACCGCCGATTTCTTGTTGCGGGAGCTACAAGCACCACAAGGGGGCTTTTATACCGCCGTCGATGCTGCTATTGATGGGGTAGAGGGGAAATATTATTGCTGGACTTATGCCGAGCTACAGGCCTTGTTCTCCGAGGCAGATTTGGCACAGTTGGCAGCCTACTATGAGCTTCGCCCAGAAGGCAACTGGGAAGAGGGCAAGAATATTCTGTACAGTAAGGTCGATGATGAAGCCTTTGCCCAAGCTCATCGGCTAAGCCCTGAGGGCTTACAGGAGGTCAAAACCTTTTGGCACCACACCCTGCGCCAAGCACGCTCCCAACGCCCACGTCCACATACCGACCAAAAGCAGCTCTGTGCTTGGAATGCGCTCGCAATCACAGGATTGCTCACGGCCTACCGTGTCTTTGGCCAAGAACGCTGGTTGGAGGCGGCTCTCAGCTGTGCTCAAATGATTGAACAAACCTTGCGCAGCCCCAAAGGAACGCTGTACCGAAGCCCCAAATCTGATAATGGGCCGGCTATCGAGGCCTACCTAGAAGATTATGCCGCTCTCATAGAAGCGTATACTGCTTTGTACCAAACTACCTTCGACAGCTCTTGGCTTGCTAAGGCAGAGGCCCTTGTTCGGGGCGCACAAACACATTTTTGGGATGAGACTGAGGGGCTTTTCTTTTTTACTGCTGCCCATGCAGCCCAGCTTATTGCCCGCAAAAAAGAAATATTCGATGGGGTTATGCCTGCATCCAACTCTGCCATGGCGCTTAACCTACACCGCCTAGGCCTGCTGCTCGACAAGCCCCAGTGGCGCAAACAAGCCGCTGATATGCTCAGCCTAGTATCGCCTCAGCTCAGTACCAATGCCGAATACCTTAGCAACTGGGCCTGCCTCTATGCGATGTTGGCAGTGCCTACTGCCGAGGTCGCAATGGTAGTTGCCGACCCACAAACGGCCTCCCGCCAGCTTGACCGTCAGTTTGTGCTCAACTACCTTGTGGCCGCCAAAACACCTGATGCGCCCAGTGCGTTACCTCTCCTACACCAAAGGCAAGCCCTCAACGGACAGGACACCTACTATGTGTGTTTTGAACAAGCTTGTCAGTTGCCCGTACATACGCTCGAAGCAGTGCTAACCCAAATACAAAAGCGAAATTGA
- a CDS encoding cell division protein ZapA, which produces MGEKLSIKIKIAEREYPMRTSVDTEELLRKAGRQLNERIQSYRENYQIEDRQDLLAMVAFDCMVALLGQQTESESTQSLLNQKLQKWDELITSALKLD; this is translated from the coding sequence ATGGGCGAAAAGCTTTCTATAAAAATAAAAATTGCTGAACGGGAATACCCGATGCGTACCAGTGTCGATACTGAAGAATTGCTCCGCAAAGCTGGTCGACAACTCAATGAACGCATCCAAAGCTACCGCGAGAATTATCAAATCGAAGATCGCCAAGACCTGCTCGCAATGGTGGCCTTTGATTGTATGGTAGCGCTGCTGGGGCAGCAGACAGAAAGCGAATCGACCCAATCGCTCCTGAATCAAAAGCTTCAAAAATGGGACGAGCTGATTACCTCAGCCCTCAAATTGGACTAG
- the rny gene encoding ribonuclease Y, whose product MIVYITLTALISIVIGIAIDRSLLKKVLKRKEQEAEAKGQQLIEQAKMQAKSIVQDGENQKKDRLLEAKEKFLKLKAEFEEEANRKKNQIIGNENKLKQREQNLTKLMEQTKRREAELNALKESLQEQADLVNKKKEEAERLRLSQVKQLEKIAHLSAEEAKQQLMEALRQEAETQAASDIKNALEEARLTATKEAKKVVIQTIQRTAAEHAIENCVSIFHIDSDDVKGKIIGREGRNIRALEAATGVEIIVDDTPEAIIISGFDPVRREVARQALQGLVTDGRIHPARIEEVVAKTQKSIEEQILELGERTVIDLGIHGLHIELIKLVGRMRFRSSYGQNLLQHSREVAKLCAVMASELGLNAKLAKRAGLLHDIGKVYQDETDLPHAILGMELAKKYKEHPEVCNAIGAHHDEIEMTSLISPIVQACDAISGSRPGARREVMESYIKRLHDLEALALSFNGVTKCYAIQAGRELRVIVDADHVSDEQASMLSFEISKKIETEMQYPGQVKVTVIREMRAVSYAK is encoded by the coding sequence ATGATAGTATATATAACCCTCACTGCCCTCATTTCTATCGTGATAGGAATCGCGATAGACCGCAGCTTGCTCAAGAAAGTACTCAAACGCAAAGAGCAAGAAGCCGAAGCCAAAGGCCAACAGTTAATCGAACAGGCAAAAATGCAAGCCAAAAGCATTGTGCAAGATGGCGAAAACCAAAAGAAAGACCGCCTGCTCGAAGCCAAGGAGAAGTTTCTGAAACTCAAGGCCGAGTTTGAAGAAGAAGCCAACCGCAAGAAAAACCAAATCATCGGCAACGAAAACAAGCTCAAACAACGGGAGCAAAACCTCACCAAGCTGATGGAACAGACCAAACGCCGCGAGGCGGAGCTGAATGCCCTCAAAGAAAGCTTGCAAGAGCAAGCCGATTTGGTCAATAAGAAAAAAGAAGAGGCCGAACGCTTGCGACTCTCGCAAGTAAAACAACTGGAGAAAATAGCGCATCTCAGCGCCGAAGAAGCCAAACAACAACTGATGGAGGCGCTGCGACAAGAGGCCGAAACACAAGCCGCCTCCGATATCAAAAACGCGCTGGAAGAAGCACGCCTGACTGCCACCAAGGAAGCAAAAAAGGTCGTCATTCAAACAATCCAACGCACGGCTGCCGAACACGCCATCGAAAACTGTGTGTCGATTTTCCATATCGATAGCGATGATGTAAAAGGTAAAATCATTGGCCGCGAGGGGCGTAACATCCGTGCGCTCGAAGCCGCCACCGGAGTAGAAATCATTGTGGATGACACCCCCGAAGCCATCATTATTTCAGGCTTTGACCCTGTGCGCCGAGAGGTTGCCCGCCAAGCCCTACAAGGCCTCGTTACCGATGGGCGTATTCACCCTGCCCGCATCGAAGAGGTAGTGGCCAAAACACAGAAAAGCATCGAAGAGCAAATCTTAGAACTTGGAGAGCGTACGGTGATCGACCTAGGCATTCACGGCCTACACATCGAGCTCATCAAGCTCGTTGGGCGGATGCGCTTCCGTTCTTCGTATGGCCAAAACCTACTCCAACACTCTCGCGAGGTAGCCAAGCTTTGCGCAGTGATGGCTTCGGAGCTAGGGCTAAACGCAAAACTGGCCAAACGTGCCGGCCTCTTACACGATATCGGCAAGGTATACCAAGACGAAACCGATCTCCCACACGCCATCCTTGGGATGGAGCTGGCCAAAAAGTATAAAGAACACCCAGAGGTGTGTAATGCTATTGGTGCTCACCACGACGAAATCGAAATGACTTCGCTCATCTCGCCCATCGTACAGGCCTGTGATGCTATCTCCGGCTCACGCCCGGGCGCTCGACGCGAGGTGATGGAGTCATACATCAAACGCCTACACGACCTAGAAGCGCTGGCGCTCTCCTTCAATGGGGTTACAAAATGTTATGCCATTCAAGCCGGACGAGAGCTGCGTGTCATTGTAGATGCCGACCACGTATCGGATGAGCAAGCGAGCATGCTGTCTTTTGAAATCTCTAAGAAAATCGAAACGGAAATGCAGTACCCGGGTCAAGTAAAAGTAACGGTCATCCGCGAAATGCGCGCCGTGAGTTATGCCAAATAG
- a CDS encoding iron-containing alcohol dehydrogenase family protein: MTNTWKNFKSVDKTVFGAGSFNQLDDILAAKRPTPEAPMIFLVDNYFKDKPLAQRVPAHAHDMLLFVDVDDHEPTTEQVDQLRDHILQTKGLPAGVIGIGGGSVMDIAKAVALMLTNEGSSTKYQGLNLIQKPGVYHVGVPTISGTGAEVSMTAVLTGPEKKLGLKCDWTVFDQIVLDPELIADVPRNQWFYTGMDTYIHCVESMNGHYKNTFSEAYGYKSIDLCQDVYLRDGFGQTPINNEKLMVASYMGGLSLTYSEVGVCHALSYGLSFVFGTRHCIANCIIFPHLGDYYPQGVEEFNQMVAKNNIHIPQNLAKDWTDAQIEQMIDVTWALKHMWNHAIGLDWEQKLKREDIRAIYEKM, from the coding sequence ATGACAAATACTTGGAAAAATTTTAAAAGCGTTGATAAGACCGTCTTCGGAGCCGGTAGCTTCAACCAACTCGACGATATCTTGGCTGCCAAACGCCCTACACCCGAAGCCCCAATGATTTTCTTGGTAGACAACTACTTCAAAGACAAGCCTCTCGCGCAGCGCGTGCCCGCCCACGCCCACGACATGCTCCTGTTTGTGGATGTAGACGACCACGAGCCTACCACTGAGCAAGTAGACCAGCTCCGCGACCATATCCTACAGACCAAGGGCTTGCCCGCCGGCGTAATCGGAATTGGTGGCGGTAGCGTGATGGACATCGCCAAGGCTGTTGCCCTGATGCTCACCAACGAAGGCTCCTCTACCAAATACCAAGGGCTAAATCTTATCCAAAAACCAGGCGTATACCACGTAGGTGTACCCACTATCTCGGGTACTGGCGCAGAGGTATCGATGACTGCCGTACTGACTGGGCCTGAGAAAAAACTCGGCCTCAAATGCGACTGGACGGTGTTTGACCAAATCGTGCTTGACCCCGAGCTCATCGCCGATGTCCCCCGAAACCAATGGTTCTATACCGGAATGGATACCTATATCCACTGTGTAGAATCAATGAACGGACACTACAAAAACACCTTTAGCGAAGCCTACGGCTATAAGTCTATCGACCTCTGCCAAGATGTATATCTCCGCGATGGCTTTGGCCAAACACCAATCAACAACGAAAAACTGATGGTCGCCTCATATATGGGCGGACTTAGCCTGACCTACTCAGAGGTGGGTGTGTGCCACGCTCTTTCTTATGGGCTGTCTTTTGTATTCGGAACGCGCCACTGCATCGCCAACTGCATCATCTTCCCCCACCTTGGCGACTACTACCCTCAGGGAGTCGAAGAGTTTAACCAGATGGTGGCCAAAAATAATATCCACATCCCTCAAAATCTTGCCAAAGACTGGACAGATGCCCAAATCGAACAGATGATTGACGTAACCTGGGCACTCAAACATATGTGGAATCACGCCATCGGTCTCGATTGGGAACAGAAACTCAAAAGAGAAGATATTCGCGCCATTTACGAAAAAATGTAG
- a CDS encoding DegT/DnrJ/EryC1/StrS family aminotransferase codes for MPGSELFGAEERKEVNDVLETGILFRYNHDNLRNGHWKAKEFEAELAKFTGAKYAHTCTSGSTAVAIAMACCGIGAGDEVIVPPFTYIATVEGALLGGAVPVFAEIDETLCLSPEGIRAALTPRTKAVVLVHMCGSMARLDEIMAICEEHNLLLIEDSAQALGATYKGKHVGLFGKMGCFSFDFFKIITAGEGGAVITNDPVLYDYAHQYSDHGHDHIGDNRGAEQHPIVGFNYRMGELNAAVGLAQARKLPYIIEQQRKHKKILHDCLAQFPQISFRHIPDPAGDAATFIDFFLPDEATTRKVQQAFQKASIGVQYWYDNNFHYIKNWEHLREMKTIAKVHAQTLDELPQDYRTIHLNLPKTDEVMRRLLSMVVRVTWTEDELKAFTQQLTAVLREALA; via the coding sequence ATGCCGGGTTCAGAATTATTCGGCGCTGAAGAGCGTAAAGAAGTAAACGATGTGCTCGAAACGGGCATTCTTTTCCGATACAACCACGACAACCTCCGCAACGGCCATTGGAAGGCCAAAGAATTTGAGGCTGAGCTGGCCAAATTTACGGGAGCCAAATACGCCCATACCTGCACCAGCGGCTCTACTGCCGTAGCCATTGCAATGGCTTGCTGTGGTATTGGTGCCGGCGACGAGGTTATTGTCCCGCCCTTCACTTACATCGCCACGGTAGAAGGCGCACTCCTCGGCGGGGCAGTCCCTGTGTTTGCCGAAATCGACGAGACCCTCTGCCTCAGCCCCGAAGGCATCCGTGCCGCCCTTACCCCACGCACCAAGGCCGTCGTGCTGGTGCATATGTGTGGCTCTATGGCACGCCTCGATGAGATTATGGCCATCTGTGAAGAGCACAACCTCCTGCTCATCGAAGATTCGGCTCAGGCTCTGGGCGCTACCTACAAGGGCAAACACGTAGGCTTGTTTGGCAAAATGGGCTGCTTCTCTTTTGATTTCTTCAAGATCATCACTGCCGGCGAAGGTGGAGCGGTCATCACCAACGACCCCGTCTTATACGATTATGCCCACCAATACTCTGACCACGGCCACGACCACATCGGCGACAACCGTGGCGCCGAGCAACACCCCATCGTAGGGTTCAACTACCGCATGGGCGAGCTCAACGCCGCCGTAGGCCTAGCCCAAGCCCGAAAGCTGCCCTACATCATCGAACAGCAACGCAAACACAAAAAAATACTGCACGACTGTCTGGCACAGTTCCCCCAAATCAGCTTCCGACACATCCCCGACCCTGCCGGTGATGCCGCTACCTTTATCGACTTCTTCTTGCCCGACGAAGCCACCACCCGCAAAGTACAACAAGCCTTCCAAAAGGCCAGTATCGGAGTGCAATATTGGTATGACAACAACTTCCACTACATCAAAAACTGGGAGCACCTCCGCGAGATGAAAACCATCGCCAAAGTACACGCCCAAACCCTCGATGAGCTGCCACAAGACTACCGCACCATCCACCTCAATCTCCCCAAAACAGATGAGGTCATGCGCCGTTTGCTCTCTATGGTCGTGCGCGTTACTTGGACCGAAGACGAGCTGAAAGCCTTTACCCAACAGCTCACCGCTGTCTTGCGCGAAGCCTTGGCCTAA
- a CDS encoding DUF2339 domain-containing protein, with translation MTPEQARQLEILQARINNLQATLGRIQQQVVLLQNDMTLLRRDIINRQAPLEPSKPQAFASELDAQPTAFEMASKRVEALKQTEERVETPIAPPKEDTQAPPPQDFAPSPTTQDWENYLGGNILGKIGMFLLLIGMGTLISYAVTNNLISPMMRVALSYVAGMVLVGVAYRLEKNYSNYAALLLGGGCSLLYFTTYLGYSFEILTLPPGVIFAMLVLVSVFATGAAIRMNHELVALLGIVGAYVVPILLGNSANQGMHLFFGYMALLNGAVLWLALYKRWQVLSYFAFLFTWGAFLIWYTTANQNDWYTAAVFSTVFFLLFYGVWVSQAWQAPKEESQRFWVLLNAGLYFALGLTIFSTNYADTTSVWSDQWLIVLVAWLWDVSDVYRGLFALANGLMHTAVLAVLWFRQYQNDQTGTHRELNKTIFLLAFSGITVAIPLLFQGRITAIFWAIESCALLVLAGRGLSPLFRIAANFALLIALLSTLFNWLEYTDNTLLRPVFNSVFVSSVFVVAVLGFWVYWLNRPEMEENTSHISRSLLLLTLLLTVYVLGLLEWHNSLYWVAKYGVQGYENAVFWSYYWLLGATIYTALFLTMMLLIGMNHLQADFTQWAIQLSSIVLPIGGVLGVITTQNLLNSYYEAMVLDKELLPGLLFARIGFYAAYLLLIAAALRLTQKQWPLFKSSHNTLVFLTHVWVLCFLSCEVRALAYAQIIQSPINSLKMLYSKLEFVYGTGYTILWGAYAVGLMTFGIWSRQRTLRLTGMAFVGLVLLKIFTVDIIRMETLARIITFLILSVLFLVTAFLYQKYKEVILATDEPEDAPNNPTETTDSF, from the coding sequence ATGACTCCTGAACAGGCTCGTCAGCTTGAAATATTACAAGCCCGTATTAATAACCTACAAGCTACTTTGGGGCGCATCCAACAACAAGTGGTCTTGCTACAGAATGATATGACGCTATTGCGGCGCGATATTATAAATCGTCAAGCGCCCCTTGAGCCTAGTAAGCCTCAAGCCTTTGCTTCCGAGCTTGATGCCCAACCGACGGCTTTTGAGATGGCCTCGAAGCGAGTAGAGGCATTAAAGCAAACCGAGGAAAGGGTTGAGACTCCAATAGCCCCCCCCAAAGAAGACACACAAGCACCGCCGCCCCAAGACTTCGCCCCCTCTCCAACGACCCAAGATTGGGAGAATTATCTTGGAGGTAATATTTTGGGCAAAATCGGGATGTTTTTACTCCTCATTGGGATGGGCACGCTCATCAGTTATGCCGTTACCAACAACCTCATCTCTCCGATGATGCGCGTGGCCTTGTCTTATGTGGCCGGTATGGTGTTGGTAGGAGTAGCCTACAGGCTCGAAAAAAACTACTCCAATTATGCTGCTTTGCTCTTGGGGGGGGGATGTTCGTTGTTGTATTTCACAACCTATCTAGGCTATAGTTTTGAAATATTGACCCTGCCCCCAGGGGTGATTTTTGCGATGCTGGTACTTGTTTCGGTCTTTGCTACCGGTGCAGCTATACGGATGAATCACGAGTTGGTAGCCCTTTTGGGGATTGTTGGAGCTTATGTAGTGCCTATTTTGTTGGGCAATTCGGCCAACCAAGGAATGCATTTGTTTTTCGGGTATATGGCCTTGCTCAATGGGGCGGTACTGTGGTTGGCTCTGTATAAACGATGGCAAGTATTGAGCTATTTTGCCTTTCTATTTACTTGGGGTGCATTTCTGATATGGTATACCACTGCTAACCAAAACGACTGGTATACGGCTGCGGTCTTTTCGACCGTGTTTTTCTTGCTTTTTTATGGTGTTTGGGTGTCTCAGGCCTGGCAAGCCCCCAAGGAGGAATCACAACGCTTCTGGGTGTTGCTCAATGCAGGGCTGTATTTTGCCCTTGGCCTGACGATATTCTCGACAAACTATGCAGATACGACCTCAGTATGGTCAGACCAGTGGTTGATTGTCTTGGTGGCTTGGTTATGGGATGTTTCGGATGTTTACAGAGGACTTTTTGCCCTTGCCAATGGGCTGATGCATACGGCGGTGCTCGCGGTGCTGTGGTTTCGTCAGTATCAAAATGACCAAACCGGCACTCATCGTGAGCTGAACAAAACGATTTTCTTGCTGGCTTTCAGCGGCATTACGGTAGCTATTCCCTTGCTCTTCCAAGGGAGGATAACGGCGATATTCTGGGCCATCGAGTCTTGCGCCCTGTTGGTGTTGGCGGGCAGGGGGCTTTCACCACTGTTTCGTATTGCGGCTAACTTTGCCTTGCTGATTGCCTTGTTGTCTACACTCTTCAATTGGTTAGAATATACCGACAATACCTTGCTGCGCCCTGTTTTCAACAGTGTTTTTGTGAGCAGTGTTTTTGTTGTGGCAGTTTTGGGCTTTTGGGTATATTGGCTTAATAGACCCGAAATGGAAGAAAATACCAGCCATATCTCTAGATCGCTACTGCTGTTGACACTCCTCCTTACAGTCTATGTATTGGGCTTATTAGAATGGCACAACAGCCTCTATTGGGTGGCTAAATATGGCGTTCAAGGGTATGAAAATGCCGTATTTTGGTCGTATTATTGGCTCTTGGGCGCTACAATATATACAGCCCTGTTCTTGACAATGATGCTCTTGATAGGAATGAACCACCTACAGGCAGACTTTACGCAGTGGGCGATACAATTGAGCAGCATAGTGTTGCCGATAGGTGGAGTGCTGGGCGTGATTACTACCCAAAATCTGCTCAATAGCTACTATGAAGCTATGGTGCTAGACAAGGAACTTTTGCCCGGGCTGCTTTTCGCCCGGATAGGATTTTATGCGGCCTACTTGCTGCTGATAGCGGCAGCGCTGCGCCTGACTCAGAAGCAGTGGCCTTTATTCAAATCCTCACACAATACCCTAGTCTTCCTCACACACGTATGGGTGTTGTGTTTCCTGAGCTGTGAGGTACGGGCTTTGGCCTATGCCCAAATTATACAAAGCCCTATCAATAGCCTCAAAATGCTCTACAGCAAGCTTGAGTTTGTATATGGCACAGGTTATACTATCCTTTGGGGTGCTTATGCGGTAGGCTTGATGACCTTCGGTATCTGGAGCCGCCAGCGTACCCTGCGCCTGACTGGAATGGCCTTTGTAGGCTTGGTGCTGCTCAAAATCTTTACGGTCGATATTATCCGGATGGAGACACTGGCGCGCATCATTACTTTCTTGATATTATCGGTTTTGTTCTTGGTTACGGCCTTCTTGTACCAAAAATACAAAGAGGTGATTCTGGCTACTGATGAACCGGAGGATGCCCCCAACAATCCTACAGAAACAACAGATTCCTTTTAG
- the murI gene encoding glutamate racemase: MLHSQGPIGVFDSGLGGLSVWRHLAALLPQESFIYMADSAHCPYGTRPAEEIVQLSRQLTETLLSQGAKLIVVACNTATAAAITALRQQYPQVQFVGMEPAVKPAALQTRSGHIGVLATAGTLKGRHFHQTLQAYAQHITVHTQVGEGLVEIVEQGHLHTPEAEALLRRYVEPMLAAGIDQLVLGCTHYPFLMPLLERIIGTQPVQIIDPAGAVAKRTQQCLHTQNLATSSTTLPQYRFLTTGSAQGLALFLEQWQLLPLGHVPSIQSVDLDPLGYTKIHKI, encoded by the coding sequence ATGCTTCATTCACAAGGCCCCATTGGGGTGTTTGATTCAGGGTTGGGCGGGCTGTCGGTTTGGCGACATTTAGCCGCCCTATTGCCCCAAGAGTCTTTTATCTATATGGCCGATAGTGCCCACTGCCCCTATGGCACACGCCCGGCTGAAGAGATTGTACAACTCTCCCGGCAGCTGACCGAAACCCTACTCTCACAGGGAGCCAAGCTCATTGTAGTAGCTTGCAACACGGCTACGGCGGCGGCCATTACGGCCTTGCGGCAGCAATACCCACAGGTACAGTTTGTGGGGATGGAGCCGGCGGTCAAGCCTGCTGCCCTCCAAACCCGTAGCGGTCATATTGGGGTGTTGGCCACCGCCGGCACGCTGAAAGGGCGGCACTTCCACCAAACCCTGCAAGCTTATGCTCAGCATATCACCGTCCATACCCAAGTAGGCGAAGGCCTGGTCGAAATCGTAGAACAAGGCCACCTCCACACACCCGAGGCCGAAGCCTTGCTCCGCCGCTATGTCGAGCCGATGTTGGCCGCCGGCATCGATCAGTTGGTTTTGGGCTGTACACATTACCCCTTCCTGATGCCTCTCTTGGAGCGTATCATCGGCACTCAGCCCGTACAAATCATCGACCCCGCCGGGGCGGTCGCCAAGCGAACGCAACAATGCCTCCACACCCAAAATCTGGCCACCTCCTCAACAACACTCCCGCAATACCGGTTCTTGACTACAGGGAGCGCCCAGGGGCTTGCCCTTTTTTTGGAACAATGGCAATTATTGCCCCTAGGCCACGTTCCTAGCATACAGTCGGTAGACTTAGACCCCTTGGGTTATACCAAAATTCATAAGATTTGA